DNA sequence from the Thiosulfativibrio zosterae genome:
GTTTTTTGCCACTTTTATCTGATATATAAACACCTATGGCATGGTAAATGTTGTTGTCCAAAGTAATTTGGTCATCAATCAAATCCATAGGGTTTTGAATGGCTTTGAAATAATCTGCTTGAGTCGTGGCAATTTGACTGCCATCTTTTAAATTATAAAGTGCCATATTGGCATTGGAAATTTCAGATAAAAAGGGCAGAACATCACCAAAGTTTTTAACCAAAATAACCGTGCCTTTGATTTGTCCACGCGAGTTAATTGGGATGACCAAACGCACGGTAACAATGCCTGCTGAGTCCAGTTCAAGACCGGTGGTGTTTTTAACGTCTTGCATGGCGGTGTCAATAAGCGGTGATGCATCAATCTTGCCAATTAAGTTGGCATCGTTGGCATATAAAATGGTTTTGTTTTTATCAGTGACGATAATATCGCTTGCGATATTGCTGGCTTTCAAGCGATTTAAATAGGGAGCGATTTCATTTTCTACAACATTACTATTCGCAGATGAAATGGCATTTTTTAAGTTTTTATTGCGGGTGACTTCAGTAATTTCAGTACTGAGGTTTTCGGAGAGTCTTAAAGTGGCAGAATTGATTAAGGCTTGAGTTCCTGTGCTACCAATATCGTAAACATAGTTTTTGTTAACATTAGAAGTGTATATAAAAAGGAATGCAAATAGCGTACTGGTGATCAAGATGGAAGTGATGCTTCCAATAATCATTTTGAGTTTTAAGGTCATCTTTGTCTTCTTTAGTTGGGTATAACAGAGTCATGCAACCATCAGTAGGCAAGATGCCTACTGATTTTAATGTGTTTTACTCTAGAGGGTTGCCGGCTGATTTCCAAGCTGGGAAGCCATCACGGAAGTAATAGACTTTGCCATAACCCCAATGCACCAAATCTTCTGCGGTTTCTGAAGAGCGTAAGCAATCTTCACCGTTGCAATAAGAAACCACTGCGCTAGATTTAGGAATTTGCGTTTCAATGGCTGCTTGATTGTAAACATCGTGGTTTTTACGATCAGCATGAATGGCTTCTGGAATGTGTCCTGCATCCCAATCCGCTTGCTTACGCGTATCTAAAAATACAGCGCCATCTTGCCAAAGTTTCTTAGCATGAGCTGCATCGACCGTGGTCGCGCCTTGAACCGTTTGTGGTGAAGGGGCGCCAGCATAGGCTGAAGTTGAAAACAAAAGGCCACCAATAACAGCACTTGCCAATAAGTGACGCAGGTTAAATTTCTTCATAGGTATCTCCAATTAGGTGTCCAATCCATTTAGGTGAGCTATAAATCCTCACTCTTTCTAGGTGAACAAGATTAGATGTTAGACTCAATTGGGCTTTAAAGACATTCAAAAATATTGATAAAACGGATAAGTATTTTTGATATGAGGATATAAAAATGGAATTAAAAAAAGGAAGTTATATTTTAAAGTCCACCAAACGCATTTTGTAACCATTCCAACTTTTGTGATGGAAAATCGCCTAAAAAAGTCATCACATCAAATTGCATACTGTGGTTTAGGTATTGAGGATGTTGTTGTAAAAAGTGCTGGGCGCAGTGGGTTATACGCTGTTGTTTGGCGCTATTCACAAATTCTGCGGGGTGTCCAAATTGACTGTTTTGGCGCGCTTTCACTTCAATAAAGTGCAAGCGTTGATGCGCTTCAGAGAGTGCAATTAAATCTATTTCACAGCCTTTGGCGGTAAAATTTTGAGCAAGGATTTTAAGACCTTGCTCTTGAAGATAATGGGCGGCTAAAGTTTCTTGCTGAGCCCCTTTTTTGCTTGCAAGGGCTGTTTTTTTAAACGAGTTAAACCAATTCAAAAGCTAGCACTGGAGCGTTTATTGATGGG
Encoded proteins:
- a CDS encoding rhodanese-like domain-containing protein — encoded protein: MKKFNLRHLLASAVIGGLLFSTSAYAGAPSPQTVQGATTVDAAHAKKLWQDGAVFLDTRKQADWDAGHIPEAIHADRKNHDVYNQAAIETQIPKSSAVVSYCNGEDCLRSSETAEDLVHWGYGKVYYFRDGFPAWKSAGNPLE
- a CDS encoding YraN family protein gives rise to the protein MNWFNSFKKTALASKKGAQQETLAAHYLQEQGLKILAQNFTAKGCEIDLIALSEAHQRLHFIEVKARQNSQFGHPAEFVNSAKQQRITHCAQHFLQQHPQYLNHSMQFDVMTFLGDFPSQKLEWLQNAFGGL